Sequence from the Gloeocapsopsis dulcis genome:
ACATGGTGAAGAGCATGGGGAACACGCATAAATGTGAGGATTAAGGGATAGGAAATTAGAGTAAAAACCTAACGCCTAATACCAATCAACACTTGACCAGTCTAAACACCTTTGTAAATTCAGTTTTGTCAACTTAAGGAAAAATATCATGGATCCATTGGTTTCTGCTGCTTCAGTTCTTGCTGCTGCTCTCGCTGTAGGGCTAGCCGCTATCGGTCCTGGAATTGGTCAAGGAAATGCAGCAGGTCAGGCTGTAGAAGGAATTGCACGTCAGCCAGAAGCAGAAGGTAAAATTCGCGGTACTCTGCTGTTAAGCTTGGCATTTATGGAAGCGTTGACAATTTACGGTCTGGTTGTTGCCCTCGTACTGTTATTCGCCAACCCATTCGCGTAGTTGATCGTTTTTCAAAGTGTAGAGGCGTTTACGAAAAACGTCTCTACATTTCGGCGGTTCTAAATTAAGTACAACTCCTGCTCAACCTACTTAACCCCTTAGAATCACATCAAAGGGGTATGAGACTATGACACATTCAATAATCTTACTCGCAGCAGAAACAGCAGGTAAAGAAGGCGGGCTATTTGACCTTGACGCTACCCTGCCTTTAATGGCTATACAGTTTCTATTTTTGGTTTTGATTCTGAACGCAACTTTTTACAAGCCACTCAGTAAAGCAATTGATGAGCGGGATGAGTATATCCGTAAAAATCAATTGGATGCGCGTGAACGCTTGTCGAAAGTAGAGCAACTAGCATCTCAATACGAGCAAGAACTCGCCACAGCACGCCGACAGTCGCAACAAATTGTCGTTGATGCTCAAGCAGAAGCTGAAAGAGTTGCTGCAGAGAAAATTGCAGCTGCGCAAAGAGAAGCACAAGCTCAGCGAGAACAAGCAGCTCAAGAGATTGAACAACAAAAGCAAGAAGCCTTAGCTTCATTAGAACAACAAGTTGATGCTCTCAGTCAACAAATTATGGAAAAACTGCTAGGGACACAGCTTGTCAGTCAACGCTAGTCATAGCTCAGATGACAAAAAATTAGAGTAGAAGCTTGATGCCGAAATTGGGAAAGGCAATTACTCACAAGACGAACTCAAGCAGCGCAGATGTGGACGGGTACAATGGAAACTTTTTTATTGTTGATGGCAGAAGCCAGCGCTGTGAATGCTGAATTGGCAGAAGGAAATCACGGTTTCGGGTTAAATTTTGACATTTTAGGAACAAACCTGATTAACCTTGTCATTATTATTGGCGTGCTGTTTTTCTTTGGACGTAAAGTTGTCGGGAAAACTCTCAGCGATCGCCGCGAACGCATCGAAACAGCAATTGTTAATGCGCAAAAGCGCGCAACCGATGCAAAAGCAGCACTAGAAGAACAACAACAGAAGCTGGCTCAAGCGCAAGCGGAAGCTGAAAAAATCCGCAACAATGCCCAAGAAAATGCCAAAGTTGCTAGGGAAAAAATTCTCGCAACGGCAGCAACTGACATTGAACGCATGAAAGAAACCGCAAGCCAAGACTTGGATGCGGAACGCAATCGCGCGATCGCCCAGTTACGTCAGCGGGTAGTCGCGATGGCGCTAGAAAAAGTCGAATCTCAGTTGCAAACTGGCGTAGACAGTGATACGCAGCAAAAACTTATTGACCGCAGTATCGCGCTGTTGGGAGGTCGTTCATGAAAGGTGGTGCCGCAACCCAAATTGTTGAGCCGTATGCTCAAGCGCTGATGTCTGTGGCGCGTAACAACAATCTAATTGAGCAATTTGGTGAAGATATTCGTGCTCTACTCAGCCTGTTAGAGAATTCTGAGCAACTGCGTGATTTCCTCGCCAATCCATTTGTTAGCGTTGAGGACAAAAAAGCTGTTTTACAGCGCGTAGTTGGTGAAGTCAACCCGTATTTGCGGAACTTTCTCATGTTACTGGTAGACCGCCGCAGAATTATTTTGTTAGAAGATGTTTGTCGGCAGTTTCTTGCGATTCTACGTCAGTTAAATCAAACAGTTTTAGCAGAAGTGATTTCTGCCGTAGATCTGACGGACGAACAGCAACAAGCCGTCCGTGAGAAAGTGATCGCTATGACAAACGCGAGGGAAGTTGAATTAGACACCAAAATCGATCCTGATTTAATCGGCGGTGTCATCATTAAAGTAGGTTCTCAAGTCTTTGATGCGAGTATTCGCGGTCAACTACGTCGCCTTTCCTTACGTCTTAGCGGTAGTACATAAACAAAGGGGGGAGGAACTAGGAGCTAAAGGCTGGAAAAATTCGCAATAGCACTTTCTGACTCCTAACCCGTAACTCCTAAATCATACTCATAACCTCTACCTCAACACCTAACACCTAAAATGATCAGTATTAGACCTGACGAAATCAGTAGCATTATTCAACAGCAAATTGAGCAGTACGACCAAGAAGTTAAAGTAGCTAACGTTGGTACTGTACTGCAAGTAGGAGACGGTATTGCTCGAATCTATGGTTTAGAAAAAGCCATGGCGGGTGAACTTTTAGAATTTGAAGATGGTACCGTTGGCGTTGCGTTGAACTTAGAAGAAGATAACGTAGGTGCAGTGCTTATTGGAGAAGGTCGCGAAATTCAAGAAGGTAGTTCCGTAACCGCAACTGGTAAAATCGCACAGGTGCCAGTAGGCGAAGCCATGATTGGGCGCGTCATCGACGCTTTAGGTCGTCCCATTGATGGTAAGGGAGATATTCAAACCTCTGAAAGCCGCCTCATTGAATCTCCTGCTCCAGGAATTGTAGAACGTCGCTCAGTTTACGAACCAATGCAAACGGGAATTACTGCAATTGATGCAATGATTCCCATTGGGAGAGGACAGCGCGAACTGATTATTGGCGATCGCCAAACAGGAAAAACAGCAATCGCTGTAGACACAATTCTTAACCAGAAAGGCGGCGACGTCGTTTGTGTGTATGTTGCCATTGGTCAGAAAGCTTCAACTGTAGCGAATGTCGTCAATGTGCTTCAAGAAAGAGGCGCAATGGACTACAGCGTCGTCGTTGCGGCAAACGCCAACGATCCAGCACCATTACAGTGGCTAGCTCCTTATGTTGGTGCGAGTGTGGCTGAGTACTTTATGTACAAAGGTAGAGCGACATTGGTCATCTACGACGATCTTTCCAAGCAAGCTCAAGCTTATCGTCAAATGTCCTTGTTACTACGTCGTCCACCAGGTCGGGAAGCTTATCCAGGAGATGTATTTTACCTCCACTCGCGGTTACTCGAAAGAGCAGCGAAACTAAGTGACGACCTAGGCGGAGGTAGTATGACAGCACTACCAATTATTGAAACCCAAGCGGGCGACGTATCAGCATATATCCCCACAAACGTTATTTCAATTACAGACGGACAAATTTTCCTATCCGCTGACTTATTTAACTCAGGGAATCGTCCAGCAATTAATCCTGGAATTTCCGTATCGCGGGTAGGTTCTGCTGCTCAAACCAAAGCGATGAAAAAAGTTGCTGGTAAGCTGAAGCTAGAACTCGCACAGTTTGACGA
This genomic interval carries:
- the atpH gene encoding ATP synthase F1 subunit delta; its protein translation is MKGGAATQIVEPYAQALMSVARNNNLIEQFGEDIRALLSLLENSEQLRDFLANPFVSVEDKKAVLQRVVGEVNPYLRNFLMLLVDRRRIILLEDVCRQFLAILRQLNQTVLAEVISAVDLTDEQQQAVREKVIAMTNAREVELDTKIDPDLIGGVIIKVGSQVFDASIRGQLRRLSLRLSGST
- a CDS encoding F0F1 ATP synthase subunit B'; the protein is MTHSIILLAAETAGKEGGLFDLDATLPLMAIQFLFLVLILNATFYKPLSKAIDERDEYIRKNQLDARERLSKVEQLASQYEQELATARRQSQQIVVDAQAEAERVAAEKIAAAQREAQAQREQAAQEIEQQKQEALASLEQQVDALSQQIMEKLLGTQLVSQR
- the atpA gene encoding F0F1 ATP synthase subunit alpha produces the protein MISIRPDEISSIIQQQIEQYDQEVKVANVGTVLQVGDGIARIYGLEKAMAGELLEFEDGTVGVALNLEEDNVGAVLIGEGREIQEGSSVTATGKIAQVPVGEAMIGRVIDALGRPIDGKGDIQTSESRLIESPAPGIVERRSVYEPMQTGITAIDAMIPIGRGQRELIIGDRQTGKTAIAVDTILNQKGGDVVCVYVAIGQKASTVANVVNVLQERGAMDYSVVVAANANDPAPLQWLAPYVGASVAEYFMYKGRATLVIYDDLSKQAQAYRQMSLLLRRPPGREAYPGDVFYLHSRLLERAAKLSDDLGGGSMTALPIIETQAGDVSAYIPTNVISITDGQIFLSADLFNSGNRPAINPGISVSRVGSAAQTKAMKKVAGKLKLELAQFDDLQAFAQFASDLDKATQDQLARGARLRELLKQPQYSPLAVYEQVALLYAGINGYLDDISTDKVTTFTKGLREYLKTSKPQYGDIVQKEKQLTDDAEKLLKEALTEYKQTFLAAA
- a CDS encoding F0F1 ATP synthase subunit B; the protein is METFLLLMAEASAVNAELAEGNHGFGLNFDILGTNLINLVIIIGVLFFFGRKVVGKTLSDRRERIETAIVNAQKRATDAKAALEEQQQKLAQAQAEAEKIRNNAQENAKVAREKILATAATDIERMKETASQDLDAERNRAIAQLRQRVVAMALEKVESQLQTGVDSDTQQKLIDRSIALLGGRS
- the atpE gene encoding ATP synthase F0 subunit C, encoding MDPLVSAASVLAAALAVGLAAIGPGIGQGNAAGQAVEGIARQPEAEGKIRGTLLLSLAFMEALTIYGLVVALVLLFANPFA